A genomic segment from Sulfitobacter mediterraneus encodes:
- a CDS encoding substrate-binding domain-containing protein: MSLTKLTTSALAIAAVSATAAAARDQVQVAGSSTVLPYASIVAEAFGENFDFPTPVVESGGSSAGLKRFCEGVGENTIDVANASRKIKEKEIKACAENGVTDIIEVRIGYDGIVFASDINGNGFEFTPTDWYKALSDKIVMDGKVVDNPYTMWNEVNADFPAQPIQAYVPGTKHGTREVFEDKVILAGCEATGDFDVFLAAATGDSDKAKKKAAEKACIALRTDGKSVDIDGDYTETLARIESNKDGIGVFGLAFYENNTDKLQVATMSGVVPSTESIATGEYPVSRPLFFYVKKAHIGVIPGLKEYAEFFVADEIAGPDGPLAEYGLVSDPELAETQETVSGEAVMGGGS; this comes from the coding sequence ATGTCGCTGACAAAACTCACCACATCCGCGCTGGCCATTGCTGCCGTTTCTGCCACTGCTGCTGCCGCGCGCGATCAGGTGCAGGTTGCCGGGTCATCCACCGTGCTGCCATACGCCTCCATCGTTGCCGAAGCTTTTGGCGAAAACTTTGACTTCCCGACACCTGTTGTAGAATCCGGTGGCTCTTCTGCTGGTCTCAAACGTTTCTGCGAAGGCGTTGGCGAAAACACCATCGACGTGGCCAACGCATCGCGCAAGATCAAAGAAAAAGAGATCAAAGCCTGCGCGGAAAACGGCGTGACCGACATCATCGAAGTGCGCATCGGCTATGACGGCATCGTGTTCGCCTCTGACATCAACGGCAACGGTTTCGAATTCACCCCGACTGATTGGTACAAAGCCCTGTCCGACAAGATCGTGATGGACGGCAAGGTTGTCGACAACCCCTACACCATGTGGAACGAAGTGAACGCCGACTTCCCCGCGCAGCCTATTCAGGCCTATGTGCCCGGCACCAAGCACGGCACCCGCGAAGTGTTCGAAGACAAGGTGATCCTGGCCGGCTGCGAAGCCACCGGCGATTTTGACGTCTTCCTGGCCGCCGCCACCGGCGACAGTGACAAAGCCAAGAAAAAAGCCGCCGAGAAAGCCTGCATCGCGCTGCGCACCGACGGCAAATCTGTGGACATTGACGGTGACTACACCGAAACCCTGGCCCGCATCGAAAGCAACAAGGACGGCATCGGCGTCTTTGGTCTGGCCTTCTACGAGAACAACACGGACAAGCTGCAGGTCGCAACCATGTCCGGCGTTGTGCCTTCGACCGAAAGCATCGCAACCGGCGAATATCCAGTCTCCCGCCCGTTGTTCTTCTATGTCAAGAAAGCCCACATCGGCGTGATCCCCGGCCTGAAAGAATATGCTGAGTTTTTCGTCGCGGACGAGATCGCTGGCCCAGATGGTCCATTGGCCGAATACGGTCTGGTCTCCGATCCTGAACTGGCCGAGACACAAGAAACTGTATCCGGCG